A genome region from Salvia splendens isolate huo1 chromosome 19, SspV2, whole genome shotgun sequence includes the following:
- the LOC121780327 gene encoding ferruginol synthase 1-like, with protein MDFFPFLAALFLIIAATWLISFRRRKSLPPGPTPLPIIGNMLQLGSHPLETYTKLSKKYGSLMSIHQGSLYTVVVSSPEMAKEILLKYGQGISGRGTVQAMEACGHKESSMSFIPMGDDWRDMRKICKEHMFSSQCLERSQQLRNQKLQQLLGYVQKCAEEGRAVNINEASFITTVNLMSATLFSMQATEFDSSATMEFKEIMEGYGILLRVPNYADYFPILRPFDLQGVKRLAEVNIGRLLGLIEGYINERIRIRRENPNVPKKDDFLDVIVDSLQAKDNKLTATQFNHLVLTLFTGGVETSTTMLEWIMQELVSHPDKMAKVEAELKSVMGDEKVVDESKIPKLQYMQAVVKESFRLHPPVPLVTRKAESDQVVNGYLIPKDTQVLVNAWGMGRDSRIWKNPLSFEPERFLDQKIDFKGHDFELIPFRSGRRVCPGLPLANRILHTMPATLVHNFDWKLERPDASDDEAKGVRRAVPLKVIPYKKA; from the exons atggatTTCTTCCCTTTCCTGGCTGCTCTATTCCTCATAATCGCCGCAACTTGGTTGATCTCCTTCCGGCGCCGGAAGAGCCTACCACCCGGGCCAACGCCCCTCCCCATCATCGGGAACATGCTGCAGCTCGGGTCCCATCCCCTCGAGACATACACCAAACTATCCAAGAAATACGGCTCTCTCATGTCCATCCACCAAGGCAGTCTGTACACCGTTGTCGTCTCCTCCCCGGAGATGGCCAAGGAAATCCTGCTAAAATACGGACAGGGAATCTCTGGCCGAGGCACGGTGCAGGCGATGGAAGCATGCGGCCACAAGGAGAGCTCCATGTCGTTCATTCCCATGGGGGACGATTGGCGCGACATGAGGAAGATATGCAAGGAGCATATGTTCTCGAGCCAGTGCTTGGAGAGAAGCCAACAACTCCGCAACCAGAAGCTGCAGCAGCTGCTCGGCTATGTCCAGAAATGCGCGGAGGAAGGCAGGGCCGTTAATATCAACGAGGCCTCATTCATCACCACGGTCAACCTCATGTCGGCCACTCTGTTCTCGATGCAGGCCACCGAGTTCGACTCCTCAGCCACCATGGAGTTCAAGGAGATCATGGAAGGCTACGGTATCCTCCTCAGAGTGCCTAACTATGCCGACTACTTCCCCATCTTGAGGCCTTTCGACCTGCAGGGGGTCAAGCGTCTGGCCGAGGTTAATATCGGCAGATTGCTGGGGTTAATCGAGGGCTATATCAATGAGAGGATCCGCATCCGAAGAGAGAATCCTAATGTTCCCAAGAAGGATGACTTCTTGGATGTCATTGTGGATTCTCTTCAGGCCAAAGATAACAAGTTGACGGCTACACAGTTCAACCATCTCGTCTTG ACATTATTTACTGGAGGAGTAGAGACGAGCACAACCATGTTGGAGTGGATTATGCAAGAGCTAGTATCGCACCCGGATAAAATGGCGAAGGTGGAAGCCGAGCTGAAGAGCGTGATGGGGGATGAGAAGGTGGTGGACGAATCAAAGATACCGAAGCTTCAATATATGCAAGCAGTGGTGAAGGAGTCGTTCCGGCTTCACCCTCCGGTCCCTCTCGTTACCCGCAAAGCAGAGAGCGACCAAGTGGTGAACGGGTATCTGATACCCAAGGATACACAG GTGCTGGTCAATGCTTGGGGTATGGGTAGAGACTCCAGAATCTGGAAGAATCCGCTTTCATTTGAGCCTGAACGATTCCTTGATCAGAAGATAGACTTCAAAGGCCATGATTTTGAGCTAATTCCGTTCAGGTCGGGTAGAAGGGTCTGTCCCGGTCTACCGTTGGCCAACCGGATTTTGCATACGATGCCGGCGACTCTGGTACACAACTTTGACTGGAAACTGGAGCGGCCGGACGCGAGCGATGATGAAGCGAAGGGAGTGCGCCGGGCAGTTCCACTCAAGGTCATCCCATATAAGAAGGCATGA